The nucleotide window TACCACCGTTGTCGCCATTAAGATGGCGGGTAGTACATAGTAAGAAGCATCACCAGCCAGCGCGCCAAGGAAAATGTGTACCTTTCCGATAAATCCAGCCGTGCCCGGAATTCCTGCAAGTGAGAGAATAAAAATTGTCATTGCAATCGCCAGCAAAGGCGAGCGGCGGTACAGACCGGAAAAAGCATGTACGCTGTCATCGCCATTTCGACTGATTGCGTATAGCACCGCAAATCCCCCGATGCTCATCAATAGATAAGCGAGCATATAAAACCACATCGAGTCGAGCGTGAAAGCAGACAATGTAGCAAACGGAACCAGTAAATAACCGGCATGTGCGATACCGGAGTAAGCCAGCATCCGCTTTACGTTCGTCTGCTTTAGTGCAACAACATTACCAATCACCATGGAAGCTACCGCCAATACCGCAATGTAAATTTGCATCTTATCCATCACTGTTGTTGTACCGGCTGGCGTTCCTGAAAAGATCAGCAGGAAGATGCGCAACATAATTACAAAGCCGGCTAGTTTAGATACAGTCCCTAAAAAAGCGGTCACTGGTGTCGGCGCCCCTTCATATACGTCAGGCGCCCACATATGAAACGGAGCAGCCGCCAGTTTAAATGCCAAGCCAACGAAGGTTAGTAAAAAGGCAATGGATAAAAGTAGTTCCACATCGCCTCTTGTTTGCCCCTGCAGCACAGCCATCATCTCGGTTGCATTTGTCGTGCCGGTTAGGCCATACAGGTAGCTCATCCCAAACAGTGTAATTGCTGTGGCGATACCGCCGTTAATTACGTATTTCATCGCGGCTTCGTTGGAAGCAGTACATGTTTTACGAATTCCCACTAAAATATAGGAGGAAAGGGACAACAGCTCTAAGCCTACAAACAATGTAATAAGATCATTGCTCGATGTCATAATCATCGCACCCAGCAAGGCAGTTAAAAACAGGTAAAAATATTCGCTGCGGTCCTCAATCATTTTTTTCTCATAGTCGCTTAGCGCAAGCATGAGCACAAGTGCAGCGCCTACAAGTAAAAGCGATTTAAAGGCTTTTGAAAAGCCATCGAGCACGAAGGTACCGTATAAAATGTCACTTGCGGGATCGTTATACAAAAAGATTAGCGCTACCAGCGATGATAGCACAGCCAAGATGGCAAGCAAACCAAGCTTTCGCTTTCCAATGTCAAACAGGTCCAGCAAGGAAAGGAGTACAGCAGCACCAACGATAATGAACTC belongs to Ectobacillus sp. JY-23 and includes:
- the nuoN gene encoding NADH-quinone oxidoreductase subunit NuoN codes for the protein MEMLLSLPWGLMLPEFIIVGAAVLLSLLDLFDIGKRKLGLLAILAVLSSLVALIFLYNDPASDILYGTFVLDGFSKAFKSLLLVGAALVLMLALSDYEKKMIEDRSEYFYLFLTALLGAMIMTSSNDLITLFVGLELLSLSSYILVGIRKTCTASNEAAMKYVINGGIATAITLFGMSYLYGLTGTTNATEMMAVLQGQTRGDVELLLSIAFLLTFVGLAFKLAAAPFHMWAPDVYEGAPTPVTAFLGTVSKLAGFVIMLRIFLLIFSGTPAGTTTVMDKMQIYIAVLAVASMVIGNVVALKQTNVKRMLAYSGIAHAGYLLVPFATLSAFTLDSMWFYMLAYLLMSIGGFAVLYAISRNGDDSVHAFSGLYRRSPLLAIAMTIFILSLAGIPGTAGFIGKVHIFLGALAGDASYYVLPAILMATTVVSFAYYFRILQLMFFRTSEEEVSDIPFNLKVVITICAVLTIVCGILPSIGYDIFYENFPFMRDFFYIGQN